The following DNA comes from Nocardioides sp. JQ2195.
AGCACGTCGGCGAACCCGGCGTCGTTGCCGCCGATCGAGATCGTGACGTAGCGCGTGGTCGACGAGAGCGCGCCCAGCTGGTTGGTGGTGACGTCGGGGATCCGCGCCCCCGAGCAGGCCCGGAAGTTCAGGCTGTAGCCGCGGGCGGCCGCGATCAACGACGGATAGGCGTACGTCGACCGCTTGCAGCTGGTGCCGTCGGCGATGTAGCTGCGGGTGCCGGTGCCGGACGCGTACGAGTCACCGAGGGCGACGTACGACGGAGCAGCGGCCGCGCTGCCCGGTGGGGCGGTGAGCAGGCTGCCGACCAGGGCCAGGACCGATGCGGACAGCGCAAGGCCGCCCGTGGACTTCCACTTCATGCAGTGACTCCTTGACGTGTTCCCCACACGTGGCCCAGGTCACAGTAGGACGAAGGAGGCACTCCTGCCCAGCGACTCGCGAGCGGTGCGGTCAGGCCGGGTAGTGGACCAAGGACGTCCAGGCGCCCTCCCGACGAACCGCGGAGTGGATGGCGGCCGCCACGTTCTTCGGCGTGAAGGTGCCCGTGGAAGAGAGCACGCCGTCCACCTGCACGTTCACCGCCCGGATCCCGTCCGGGGCCAGCGTGGTGTCGAGGCTGGTGACCAGGTTGCGCAGCGCCGCCTTCTGCACACCGAGCGCGGCCGCTTCGTGCCACGGCTTGTCGGCGGCGGCGCTCCCGGTGGTCACGATCCTGGCCCCCGCCGGCATCCAGGGCCGGGCCGCCTGGACCGCGGGAAGCAACGGGGCCACGCCGAGCCGGAGGTCCCCGATCAGCTCCTCGACCCCGAGCCCGAGAGGATCCTGCTGCCGCCAGGCGCTCGGGTTGAAGTGCAGCACGTCGATGTGGCCGTGGCTGCGTCCGACCTCCTCGACCACGCGGCGTACGCCGGCCTCGTCGGTGAGGTCCACCCGGACGGTCTCGATCTTGGCGCCGGCGCCCCGCAGCTCGTCGGCCAGCGCCGCGAGGCGGACGATGTTCCGGGCGGCCAGCACCACGCGGTACCCGTCGTCGTGGAAGCGGCTGGCCACGGCTGCGCCGACACCGGGTCCGGCACCGAGGACCAGCAGAACGGGAAGGGTCACGTGGCCATTGAACATGCAGTTGGACGACTTTGTCGGCCAGATGCGTGCGCAGGTCCCGCGATCGTCGGCCCCCGTTGCCTACCGGCCAGTAGAGAATCGGCTAGATTCGGGCATCGTGAGCGACTCCGCAGCTGTTGACCCCGTCCCCTCGGCCTCGACCGACTTCACGCCCGACGTCATCGTCGTGGGCGCCGGGCTGGCCGGCCTGGTCGCGACCCACGAGCTGACCCGCGCCGGCAGGAAGGTGCTCGTCGTCGAGCAGGAGAACCGCCACAACCTCGGGGGCCAGGCGTTCTGGTCGCTGGGCGGGCTGTTCTTCGTCGACTCGCCCGAGCAGCGACGCATGGGCATCAAGGACTCACCCGAGCTGGCGATGCAGGACTGGCTCGGGTCGGCGGCCTTCGACCGCCCGGACGACGAGGACGTGTGGGGCCGCCGATGGGCGGAGGCGTACGTCGCGTGGGCGGCGTCCGGCAAGCGCGACTACGTGCGCGAGCTGGGCCTGAAGTTCCTCCCGTTCGTCGGCTGGGCGGAGCGCGGTTCCGGCTCGGCCAGCGGCCACGGCAACTCGGTCCCGCGCTTCCACCTGTCGTGGGGCACCGGCCCGGCGGTGGTGGAGATCTTCGAGAAGCCCGTCGTGGCTGCCGAGGCCAACGGCCTGGTCCGGTTCGCGTTCCGGCACCAGGTGGACGAGATCATCACCGAGGACGGTGCGGTGGTCGGCGTACGCGGCTCGGTGCTCGAGCCGAGCACTGCCGAGCGTGGTGTGAGGTCGTCGCGCGAGGTGGTTGGCGACTTCGAGCACCGTGCGGCTGCGGTCGTGGTGACCTCCGGCGGCATCGGCCACAACTTCGAGCTGATGCGCAAGAACTGGCCCACCGATCGACTCGGCCCGGCGCCCAAGCACATGATCGCGGGTGTGCCCGCCCACGTCGACGGCCGGATGCTGGCGATCTCGGAGCAGGCCGGCGCCCAGCTGGTGAACAAGGACCGGATGTGGGCCTACACCGAGGGCATCCACAACTGGGACCCGATCTGGCCCGACCACGCGATCCGCATCATCCCCGGCCCGTCGTCGCTGTGGTTCGACGCCCTCGGCAACCGGCTGCCCTCGCCCAACTTCCCGGGCTTCGACTCGATCGGCACGATGAAGGAGATCCTGGCCACCGGCCACGACTACTCCTGGTTCGTGCTGACCCAGAAGATCATCGAGAAGGAGTTCGCGCTCTCGGGCTCCGAGCAGAACCCCGACATCACGCGGCGCGACCTCAAGTTCATGCTGCAGTCGCGCCTGGCCAAGGGTGCGCCGGGTCCGGTCGAGAAGTTCAAGGAGCACGGCGAGGACTTCGTCGTCGCCGACACGATCGAGGAGCTCGTCGCGGGGATGAACCGGCTCGGTCGCGACGGCGCCGAGATCGACGCCGCACACCTCGAGAAGCAGGTCGTCGAGCGCGACCGCCAGCTCGGCAACGCCTTCTCCAAGGACATGCAGCTGATGGCGATCCGCAACGCGCGCCACTCTCGCACCGACAAGCTGATCCGGGTCGCGCCGCCGCACGAGATCCTCGATCCGGCCAACGGTCCGCTGATCGCGGTGCGGCTCAACATCCTCTCCCGCAAGACCTTGGGCGGCATCCAGACCAACCTCGACTCCCAGGTGGTCGGCGCCGACGGTTCGCCGATCGCCGGCCTCTACGCCGCGGGCGAGGTGGCCGGCTTCGGCGGTGGCGGCGTGCACGGCCACAACGCCCTCGAGGGCACCTTCCTCGGCGGCTGCATCTTCTCGGGCCGGGCGGCCGGCCTGGCGCTGGCTCGGGACCTGTGATGGCGCCCACCGCCCTGGTCACCGGCGCCTCCTCCGGCATCGGGAAGGCGACGGCAACCGCCTTGCGGGACAGGGGATTCCGGGTCATCGGCACCAGCCGCAATCCGGCAACCGCGCCTGAGGTCAACGGCATCGAGTGGTTGGCCCTCGACCTCGAGTCGCGGGAGTCGATCGTGGCCTGCGCGCAAGCAGCCGGGACGGTCGACGTGCTGGTCAACAACGCCGGTGAGTCCCAGTCGGGCGCCTTCGAGGAGCTGCCCCTCGATGCGCTCGACCGACTGTTCCAGCTCAACGTCCTGGGCCCGGTCCAGCTCACCCAGCTCGTGCTTCCCGGCATGCGCGAGCGCGGCCACGGCCGGGTGGTGATGGTCGGGTCGATGATCGCCAGCTTCCCGCTGCCCTACCGGTCGTCGTACGCCGCGACGAAGGCCGCGATCAGGGCGTTCGCCACGGCCGCCCGCCCGGAGCTGTCGCCCCACGGCGTGTGGCTGACGACCGTGGAGCCCGGATCGATCAACACCGGCATCAGCCAGCGACGCACGAAGTACGTCGCCGACGACTCGCCCTTCAGGGCGGAGTGCGACACGGTCATCGACGTGCTCGACGCCAAGGAGTCCAGGGGCATCAGCGCCGAGGCGGTCGCCGAGACGATCGTCGCCGCGGTCGAGGAGGACGAGCCGAGGTCTCTCTACGCGCGCGGCAGCATGGCGCCGGCGGTCTTCGCGCTGCGCCGGCTCGCGCCCCGTGGCGTGGTGGAGAGGATCACGAGCCGGATGTTCGGCCTGAAGCGCTGACCCAGCCGGGCAGCGCGCCGCAGGGTCAGTCGCGGTGCTTGTGGCGCGGCTTCTTGTCGAACTTCTTCGGACCGCGGTCGTCGTAGGAACGCTTGGGGCGACCGCCGGCGACCTCACCCTCGGCCCTGCTCAGCTCGATGAGCTTGCCCGAGATGCGGGTGCCACGCAGGGAGTCCCACGCGGAGGAGGGCAGGTCGGTGGGCAGCTCGACGATGGAGTGGTCGGCGCGGATGTCGATCTTGCCGAAGTCGCTGCGCTGCAGGCCACCCTCGTTGGCCAGGGCGCCCACGATCTGGCGCGGCTCGACCTTGTGCCGCTTGCCGACCGAGATCCGGTACGTCGACAGCGGGACGTCACTGCGTCGGCTGAACGAGCGCTCCTTGCGCGGTCCGCGGTCAGGACGCTCGGTGCGCTCGGGGCGTTCCTTGAACTCGCGGGCCGGGCGCACGGGCTCCGGGTCGAGCAGCAGCGGGGTGTTGGCGTGCATCACCGCGGCCAGGGCGGCAGCGACGTCGATCTCCGGGACGTCGTGCTCCTTGACGTAGTGGTTGACGACATCGCGGAAGAAGTCGACGTTCTCCGA
Coding sequences within:
- a CDS encoding FAD-binding dehydrogenase, producing the protein MSDSAAVDPVPSASTDFTPDVIVVGAGLAGLVATHELTRAGRKVLVVEQENRHNLGGQAFWSLGGLFFVDSPEQRRMGIKDSPELAMQDWLGSAAFDRPDDEDVWGRRWAEAYVAWAASGKRDYVRELGLKFLPFVGWAERGSGSASGHGNSVPRFHLSWGTGPAVVEIFEKPVVAAEANGLVRFAFRHQVDEIITEDGAVVGVRGSVLEPSTAERGVRSSREVVGDFEHRAAAVVVTSGGIGHNFELMRKNWPTDRLGPAPKHMIAGVPAHVDGRMLAISEQAGAQLVNKDRMWAYTEGIHNWDPIWPDHAIRIIPGPSSLWFDALGNRLPSPNFPGFDSIGTMKEILATGHDYSWFVLTQKIIEKEFALSGSEQNPDITRRDLKFMLQSRLAKGAPGPVEKFKEHGEDFVVADTIEELVAGMNRLGRDGAEIDAAHLEKQVVERDRQLGNAFSKDMQLMAIRNARHSRTDKLIRVAPPHEILDPANGPLIAVRLNILSRKTLGGIQTNLDSQVVGADGSPIAGLYAAGEVAGFGGGGVHGHNALEGTFLGGCIFSGRAAGLALARDL
- a CDS encoding SDR family NAD(P)-dependent oxidoreductase, with protein sequence MAPTALVTGASSGIGKATATALRDRGFRVIGTSRNPATAPEVNGIEWLALDLESRESIVACAQAAGTVDVLVNNAGESQSGAFEELPLDALDRLFQLNVLGPVQLTQLVLPGMRERGHGRVVMVGSMIASFPLPYRSSYAATKAAIRAFATAARPELSPHGVWLTTVEPGSINTGISQRRTKYVADDSPFRAECDTVIDVLDAKESRGISAEAVAETIVAAVEEDEPRSLYARGSMAPAVFALRRLAPRGVVERITSRMFGLKR
- a CDS encoding SDR family oxidoreductase, with translation MTLPVLLVLGAGPGVGAAVASRFHDDGYRVVLAARNIVRLAALADELRGAGAKIETVRVDLTDEAGVRRVVEEVGRSHGHIDVLHFNPSAWRQQDPLGLGVEELIGDLRLGVAPLLPAVQAARPWMPAGARIVTTGSAAADKPWHEAAALGVQKAALRNLVTSLDTTLAPDGIRAVNVQVDGVLSSTGTFTPKNVAAAIHSAVRREGAWTSLVHYPA